The following proteins are encoded in a genomic region of Actinomadura sp. NAK00032:
- a CDS encoding MBL fold metallo-hydrolase — MKLTEHIELIGSGAAGFDLTDPLDCHVYLVRGPAGAALIDAGAGASAREFAQRLRGETGERHLLLTHGHADHAGGAAELARSVAGIAVRAGAPADRWIAAGDEELLSVDRGKAAGVYPDEYAFAACPAVRPIADGEQVDLGGGVVLRAVATPGHADGHTCYLLDAPGGRALFSGDCVFTGGRISLQSLHDARVPEYAASLARLAGLEVDMLLPGHHEISLARAGRHLRTARDVLGRGLLPGSTT, encoded by the coding sequence GTGAAGCTGACCGAGCACATCGAACTCATCGGCAGCGGAGCGGCCGGGTTCGACCTCACCGATCCGCTGGACTGCCACGTGTACCTCGTGCGGGGGCCGGCTGGAGCGGCGCTGATCGACGCCGGGGCCGGGGCGTCCGCCCGGGAGTTCGCTCAGCGGCTGCGCGGCGAGACGGGCGAGCGGCACCTGCTGCTCACCCACGGGCATGCCGACCATGCGGGCGGCGCCGCCGAGCTGGCGCGGAGCGTCGCGGGGATCGCCGTCCGCGCGGGGGCACCGGCGGACCGGTGGATCGCGGCCGGCGACGAGGAGCTGCTCAGCGTCGACCGCGGCAAGGCGGCCGGGGTCTACCCGGACGAGTACGCGTTCGCGGCGTGCCCGGCGGTGCGTCCCATCGCGGACGGCGAGCAGGTCGACCTCGGCGGGGGCGTCGTCCTGCGGGCCGTCGCCACCCCCGGGCACGCGGACGGGCACACCTGCTACCTGCTCGACGCGCCCGGGGGGCGGGCGCTGTTCTCCGGCGACTGCGTGTTCACCGGCGGACGGATCTCGCTGCAGAGTCTCCACGACGCGCGGGTACCGGAGTACGCCGCGAGCCTCGCCCGGCTCGCCGGGCTGGAGGTCGACATGCTGCTGCCGGGCCACCACGAGATATCCCTCGCCCGCGCGGGACGGCACCTGCGGACCGCGCGGGACGTCCTCGGCCGCGGCCTGCTTCCGGGGAGCACCACATGA
- a CDS encoding sugar kinase: MSVDLVTFGETMARLDNPVVGPMRHARSLDLGIGGAESNTAIGLARLGGTAAWFGRVGDDEFGRLITTALAGEGVRLGHTVVDESAPTALLFKERRSGTLTRVQYYRTGSAGSRLSPADVPHELIRSARVLHVTGITAAISDTARRALDDAVETARDAGVPVSLDLNYRSALWTPAEAGECLHHLVERADLVFATEQEARLVVRGDDPAGLAAALAALGPRDVLVKRGAAGVVAHCAGTLHVQPAHKVPVVDPVGAGDAFAAGYLAEFARGLPVAARLATATAAGAYAVTVRGDWEGLPSRADLAFMKTTEDNVSR; encoded by the coding sequence ATGAGCGTTGATCTCGTCACGTTCGGCGAGACCATGGCGCGGCTGGACAACCCGGTCGTCGGGCCGATGCGGCACGCCCGCTCGCTCGACCTCGGCATCGGCGGCGCCGAGTCGAACACGGCGATCGGCCTCGCCCGTCTCGGCGGCACCGCCGCCTGGTTCGGCCGCGTCGGCGACGACGAGTTCGGGCGCCTCATCACCACGGCGCTCGCCGGGGAGGGCGTCCGGCTCGGGCACACGGTGGTGGACGAGTCCGCGCCGACCGCGCTGCTGTTCAAGGAGCGCCGGTCGGGGACGCTGACCCGCGTCCAGTACTACCGGACGGGCAGCGCCGGGTCGCGGCTGAGCCCCGCCGACGTCCCGCACGAGCTGATCCGCTCCGCCCGCGTCCTGCACGTCACCGGGATCACCGCCGCGATCAGCGACACCGCCCGCCGGGCCCTGGACGACGCGGTCGAGACGGCCCGCGACGCGGGCGTGCCGGTCTCCCTCGACCTCAACTACCGGTCGGCGCTCTGGACGCCGGCCGAGGCCGGCGAATGCCTGCACCACCTGGTCGAACGCGCCGACCTGGTGTTCGCGACCGAGCAGGAGGCGCGGCTGGTCGTCCGCGGCGACGACCCGGCCGGGCTCGCCGCGGCGCTGGCCGCGCTGGGCCCGCGCGACGTCCTGGTGAAGCGGGGCGCCGCCGGGGTGGTCGCGCACTGCGCGGGGACGCTGCACGTCCAGCCCGCGCACAAGGTGCCCGTCGTGGACCCGGTCGGCGCGGGGGACGCCTTCGCCGCCGGCTACCTGGCGGAGTTCGCCCGCGGCCTGCCGGTCGCCGCCCGGCTGGCCACCGCCACGGCGGCGGGCGCGTACGCGGTGACCGTCCGCGGCGACTGGGAGGGCCTGCCCAGCCGCGCCGACCTGGCCTTCATGAAGACCACCGAAGACAACGTCAG
- a CDS encoding IclR family transcriptional regulator → MSIDETKPRNQSSSLRRALAVLDHVRDHADARGVSLTRIADELGVSKSTVLRLAQPLIDGDLLTRDRENGWFRLGHGALRLGQAYLSTLDIRSVAADPLRRLQHVVGETCHLVVYEAPDVVYIDKVENEHNVRMASRVGMRMPAYRTAVGKAILAWLGEDDFQLVVAAGMPPRTERTITDPARLAAELERVRLSGYAVDDRENEPEVRCVAAPVFDHTDRAVGALSVSGLTSRMTPARVREVGPMVARTGLEISRVLGSSRPRRRRNDEGNQP, encoded by the coding sequence ATGAGCATCGACGAGACGAAGCCCCGCAACCAGTCGTCGTCGCTGCGCCGCGCGCTCGCGGTGCTCGACCACGTCCGCGACCACGCCGACGCGCGGGGCGTGTCGCTGACCCGCATCGCCGACGAGCTCGGCGTCAGCAAGAGCACGGTGCTGCGGCTCGCGCAGCCGCTCATCGACGGCGACCTGCTCACCCGGGACCGGGAGAACGGCTGGTTCCGGCTCGGGCACGGCGCGCTGCGGCTCGGCCAGGCGTACCTGTCGACGCTGGACATCCGGTCGGTCGCCGCCGACCCGCTGCGCCGCCTCCAGCACGTCGTCGGGGAGACCTGCCACCTCGTCGTCTACGAGGCGCCCGACGTGGTCTACATCGACAAGGTGGAGAACGAGCACAACGTCCGGATGGCGTCCCGGGTCGGGATGCGGATGCCCGCCTACCGGACGGCCGTCGGCAAGGCCATCCTGGCCTGGCTCGGCGAGGACGACTTCCAGCTCGTCGTCGCGGCCGGGATGCCGCCGCGCACCGAGCGGACGATCACCGACCCGGCCCGCCTCGCCGCCGAACTGGAGCGGGTGCGCCTGTCCGGGTACGCCGTGGACGACCGGGAGAACGAGCCGGAGGTCCGGTGCGTCGCGGCGCCCGTCTTCGACCACACCGACCGGGCGGTGGGCGCGCTGAGCGTGTCCGGGCTGACATCGCGGATGACGCCGGCGCGGGTCCGGGAGGTCGGCCCGATGGTCGCCCGGACCGGCCTGGAGATCTCCCGCGTGCTCGGCTCGTCCCGGCCGCGCCGCCGCCGCAACGACGAAGGGAACCAGCCGTGA
- a CDS encoding alanine racemase, producing the protein MSLTIPSERADWRTKGLWQPRAVPLEEFAAARHPLFGGPFTWPVMVARRSALDHNIAALAAFCGEHGLAFAPHGKTSMAPSLFQEQLDAGAWGITAATANQVLAYRTFGVPRILLANELLDPTALRWLGGEVDRGMEFLLYADSPEGVAAISAAAGQRPFRVLVELGHPGGRTGCRTAGELAGVARAVAAAPGTELAGVAGYEGGLPDVPSAARYLRALRDATIELSPLLPRDVVVTAGGSAYFDQVAEQLAGDWLPGHDLIVVLRSGAYVSHDDGIYTERTPFNRVPGSLDAALEIWAQVTSVPEPGLAIVGMGKREAPYDAGLPVPLRLRRADGAIVPAAGMSVTDTNDHHAYLAFTDPAPRPGDLVCFGISHPCTAFDKWQVIPVVDDDHTVIDLIRTYF; encoded by the coding sequence GTGAGCCTCACCATCCCGAGCGAGCGGGCCGACTGGCGGACGAAGGGCCTGTGGCAGCCGCGGGCCGTCCCGCTGGAGGAGTTCGCCGCCGCCCGGCACCCGCTGTTCGGCGGGCCGTTCACCTGGCCCGTCATGGTGGCGCGGCGGTCGGCGCTGGACCACAACATCGCGGCGCTCGCGGCGTTCTGCGGCGAGCACGGGCTCGCGTTCGCGCCGCACGGCAAGACGTCCATGGCGCCGTCGCTCTTCCAGGAGCAGCTGGACGCGGGCGCCTGGGGGATCACCGCCGCGACCGCGAACCAGGTCCTCGCCTACCGGACGTTCGGCGTGCCGCGGATCCTGCTGGCCAACGAGCTGCTCGACCCGACCGCGCTGCGCTGGCTGGGCGGCGAGGTCGACCGCGGCATGGAGTTCCTGCTGTACGCGGACTCGCCCGAGGGCGTCGCCGCGATCTCCGCCGCGGCCGGGCAGCGCCCGTTCCGGGTGCTGGTCGAGCTCGGCCACCCCGGCGGGCGCACCGGCTGCCGGACGGCCGGGGAGCTGGCCGGGGTCGCCCGCGCGGTCGCCGCCGCGCCCGGCACCGAACTCGCCGGGGTCGCCGGATACGAGGGCGGGCTGCCGGACGTCCCGTCCGCCGCCCGGTACCTGCGGGCGCTGCGCGACGCGACGATCGAGCTGTCCCCGCTGCTCCCCCGCGACGTCGTCGTCACCGCCGGCGGCAGCGCCTACTTCGACCAGGTCGCCGAGCAGCTCGCGGGCGACTGGCTGCCCGGCCACGACCTCATCGTGGTCCTGCGCAGCGGCGCCTACGTCTCGCACGACGACGGCATCTACACCGAGCGGACGCCGTTCAACCGGGTGCCCGGCTCGCTGGACGCGGCGCTGGAGATCTGGGCGCAGGTCACCTCCGTCCCGGAGCCCGGCCTCGCGATCGTGGGGATGGGCAAGCGGGAGGCCCCCTACGACGCCGGGCTGCCCGTCCCGCTGCGGCTCCGCCGGGCGGACGGCGCGATCGTCCCGGCCGCGGGGATGAGCGTGACGGACACCAACGACCACCACGCCTACCTCGCGTTCACCGACCCGGCACCGCGCCCCGGCGACCTGGTCTGCTTCGGCATCTCCCACCCGTGCACGGCCTTCGACAAGTGGCAGGTCATCCCCGTCGTGGACGACGACCACACGGTCATCGACCTGATCCGCACGTACTTCTGA
- a CDS encoding bifunctional 4-hydroxy-2-oxoglutarate aldolase/2-dehydro-3-deoxy-phosphogluconate aldolase, whose product MIPRLAPGAALTATGVVAVVRGTRADRVADVLAALAAAGVRCLEVTLNTPGALDALGAARDRLPGDADLGAGTVRTAAEATAAVAAGASFLVAPDTNAEVAAVARDAGVAYYPGALTPTEVARAWDLGATAVKIFPASTFGPGYLRALREPFRDVRLLPTGGIGPHNAADYIAAGAVAVGAGGALIGDALDGGSLDALTSRATHLLAAVEASR is encoded by the coding sequence ATGATCCCCCGCCTGGCGCCGGGCGCCGCGCTGACGGCGACCGGAGTGGTCGCGGTCGTCCGCGGCACCCGCGCCGACCGCGTCGCCGACGTCCTGGCCGCCCTGGCCGCCGCCGGCGTCCGCTGCCTGGAGGTCACCCTGAACACCCCGGGCGCGCTGGACGCCCTGGGCGCGGCGCGCGACCGGCTGCCCGGGGACGCCGACCTCGGCGCCGGCACGGTCCGGACCGCGGCGGAGGCGACGGCCGCCGTCGCCGCGGGCGCGTCCTTCCTCGTCGCCCCCGACACGAACGCGGAGGTCGCCGCCGTGGCCCGCGACGCGGGCGTCGCCTACTACCCGGGCGCGCTCACGCCGACCGAGGTCGCCCGCGCCTGGGACCTCGGCGCGACCGCCGTCAAGATCTTCCCGGCGAGCACGTTCGGGCCGGGCTACCTGCGCGCCCTGCGGGAACCGTTCCGGGACGTCCGGCTGCTGCCGACGGGCGGCATCGGCCCGCACAACGCCGCCGACTACATCGCGGCGGGCGCCGTAGCCGTCGGCGCGGGCGGCGCGCTGATCGGCGACGCCCTCGACGGCGGCTCCCTCGACGCCCTGACCTCCCGCGCGACCCACCTCCTCGCAGCCGTGGAGGCCTCGAGATGA